Proteins encoded in a region of the Zunongwangia endophytica genome:
- a CDS encoding RluA family pseudouridine synthase, with the protein MKIKETHIVPKLPETIRLQEYAATIFESLTTRSAIKKAIKKQLILIDGKIAQTGDWISEGQKIELLQPEIRQKSFNLKIEVIFEDDYIAVINKPAGYPTSGNYFKTIQNALAFNLKPSEAIDCLDAPQPAHRLDNPTSGILLCAKTNKALIELNRQFQEKEIQKTYTAIVEGDFPEQEQLFENEIEEKHAKTSIKLLKKIEYKSTNLSLVAAKPITGRTHQIRIHLAHNDYPILGEKQYGSPESISSKGLFLASTSVAFKHPIYLNNMDFEIKLPKKFDRFLSNI; encoded by the coding sequence TTGAAAATTAAAGAAACTCATATTGTCCCTAAACTTCCTGAAACTATCAGACTGCAAGAATATGCTGCTACTATTTTTGAATCTTTAACCACGCGAAGCGCAATTAAAAAAGCCATTAAAAAACAGCTAATTTTAATTGATGGTAAAATTGCCCAAACTGGAGATTGGATTTCAGAAGGACAAAAAATTGAATTACTTCAACCTGAAATTCGACAAAAATCATTCAATTTAAAAATAGAGGTGATTTTTGAAGACGATTATATCGCGGTAATCAATAAACCTGCAGGTTATCCTACCAGTGGAAATTACTTCAAAACTATACAAAATGCGTTAGCTTTTAATTTAAAACCTTCCGAAGCTATCGATTGTTTAGATGCTCCGCAGCCGGCACATCGTTTGGACAATCCTACAAGCGGAATCCTGCTTTGCGCTAAAACAAATAAGGCCCTCATCGAGTTAAACAGGCAATTTCAGGAAAAAGAAATTCAGAAAACTTACACAGCAATTGTCGAAGGTGATTTTCCTGAACAAGAACAACTATTTGAAAATGAAATTGAAGAAAAACATGCGAAAACTTCGATTAAGCTTTTAAAAAAAATCGAATATAAAAGCACCAATCTTAGTTTGGTCGCAGCCAAACCTATTACGGGTAGGACGCACCAAATTCGAATTCATCTTGCTCATAATGATTATCCAATTTTAGGCGAAAAACAATATGGATCTCCTGAAAGTATATCTTCAAAAGGTCTGTTTCTAGCTTCTACTTCCGTAGCTTTCAAACATCCAATTTATCTTAATAATATGGATTTTGAGATTAAACTTCCGAAGAAATTTGATCGATTTCTAAGTAATATTTAG
- the asnS gene encoding asparagine--tRNA ligase encodes MIQAKVAEILESNQFLQEFEINGWVRSFRSNRFVALNDGSTINNIQCVIDFEKFDPETLKRITVGAAINVKGILKESEGKQQRVEVEAKEVKILGDANPEEVKLTILSPKRHSLEKLREQAHLRVRTNTFGAIMRVRSKLSFAVHSYFQQNNFYYVNTPIITGSDAEGAGEMFKVTNFDLKNPPKKEDGSIDYKKDFFGKETNLTVSGQLEGETFALGLGQIYTFGPTFRAENSNTSRHLAEFWMIEPEIAFCDLDQNMDLAEDFIKYVVKYVLENCKDDLAFLEERLANEDKSKPAAERSDMGLIEKLNFVLENNFKRVSYTEAIEILKNSKPNKKKKFKYIIEEWGADLQSEHERFLVEKHFKCPVILFDYPAKIKAFYMRLNEDGKTVRAMDILFPGIGEIVGGSQREERLDVLQEKMEELGIEEEELWWYLDTRRFGTCVHSGFGLGFERLVQFVTGMGNIRDVIPFPRTPQSAEF; translated from the coding sequence ATGATACAGGCTAAAGTTGCTGAAATATTAGAAAGTAACCAGTTTTTACAGGAGTTTGAAATTAACGGATGGGTGCGTTCGTTTAGAAGTAATCGTTTTGTTGCTTTAAATGACGGATCTACCATTAATAATATACAATGTGTTATAGATTTTGAAAAATTTGATCCTGAAACTCTTAAGAGAATCACCGTTGGCGCCGCCATTAATGTAAAAGGGATTTTAAAAGAGAGTGAAGGGAAACAACAGCGCGTTGAAGTTGAAGCTAAAGAAGTGAAAATTCTTGGCGATGCGAATCCAGAAGAGGTAAAACTTACTATACTTTCTCCTAAACGCCATAGTTTAGAAAAGCTACGTGAGCAGGCACATTTACGAGTACGCACAAATACATTTGGAGCAATTATGCGTGTTCGATCAAAGTTATCGTTTGCTGTTCACAGTTATTTTCAGCAAAACAATTTCTATTATGTAAACACTCCAATTATTACAGGTAGTGATGCAGAAGGAGCTGGTGAAATGTTTAAGGTTACTAATTTTGATCTTAAAAATCCTCCAAAAAAAGAAGATGGCAGCATCGATTATAAAAAAGATTTCTTCGGAAAAGAGACCAATCTTACGGTTTCTGGACAATTAGAAGGAGAAACTTTCGCACTTGGATTAGGCCAGATCTATACTTTCGGACCAACATTTAGAGCTGAAAATTCGAATACCTCTAGACATTTAGCGGAGTTTTGGATGATCGAGCCAGAAATTGCTTTCTGTGATCTTGATCAAAACATGGATTTAGCGGAAGATTTCATTAAATACGTAGTAAAATATGTACTCGAAAATTGCAAAGATGATCTTGCATTTTTAGAAGAGCGTTTAGCTAATGAAGATAAATCGAAACCGGCTGCTGAACGTAGCGATATGGGCTTAATCGAAAAGCTGAATTTCGTTTTAGAAAATAACTTTAAGCGCGTTAGCTATACGGAAGCTATAGAAATTCTTAAAAATTCGAAACCGAATAAAAAGAAGAAATTCAAATATATTATCGAAGAATGGGGTGCAGATTTGCAAAGTGAGCATGAACGTTTTCTTGTGGAAAAACACTTCAAATGTCCGGTAATTTTATTCGATTATCCTGCTAAAATTAAGGCATTCTACATGCGCTTAAACGAAGACGGTAAAACCGTTCGTGCAATGGATATTCTATTCCCAGGTATCGGAGAAATTGTAGGTGGATCTCAAAGAGAAGAGCGCTTAGATGTTCTTCAGGAGAAAATGGAAGAGTTAGGAATCGAAGAAGAAGAACTTTGGTGGTATTTAGACACTCGTAGATTTGGTACTTGTGTACATAGCGGTTTCGGACTTGGTTTTGAGCGTTTGGTACAATTTGTAACAGGAATGGGAAATATTAGAGACGTAATTCCTTTCCCAAGAACACCACAAAGTGCAGAATTTTAA
- a CDS encoding ExbD/TolR family protein encodes MSKFKKKKSGELPAISTASLPDIVFMLLFFFMVATTMRETTLMVKNSLPTADQVEKLDKKDLVMYIYAGKPSQRYQQKYGTEARIQLNDKFADVSEVQSFIYSERDQKREELIPYLTTALKVDKETNMGLVSDIKQELRKAEALKINYTTVQGDATRVQD; translated from the coding sequence ATGTCTAAATTTAAAAAGAAAAAGTCTGGCGAATTACCTGCTATCAGTACGGCGTCGTTACCCGATATTGTATTTATGTTACTGTTTTTCTTTATGGTAGCGACAACGATGCGTGAGACCACGCTAATGGTTAAGAATTCATTACCTACTGCAGATCAAGTTGAAAAACTAGATAAAAAGGATTTGGTAATGTATATCTACGCCGGTAAGCCGAGCCAGAGATATCAGCAAAAATATGGTACAGAAGCTAGAATTCAGTTAAACGATAAGTTTGCAGATGTTAGCGAGGTACAATCTTTTATTTATTCTGAGAGAGATCAGAAAAGAGAAGAGTTAATACCATATTTAACTACAGCTTTAAAAGTCGATAAGGAAACTAATATGGGACTTGTGTCTGATATTAAACAAGAACTTAGAAAAGCTGAAGCGCTTAAGATTAACTATACTACCGTACAAGGAGATGCAACCCGAGTTCAGGATTGA
- the rpoN gene encoding RNA polymerase factor sigma-54, whose product MLKQQLNFKLSQKLSPQQIQLMKLIQLPTQAFEQRMKQEIEENPALETGKDEQRDEYDYEDDYDNRDSEAEFDDKNEINTEDINVDEYLSDDEVPNYRLQANNYSADDEDKHVPYAAGISFTQHLKNQLNTLRFNDNEYEIAEFLVGSIDESGYIRRNIQDTVDDLAFTQNVYTDEETVEKVLRKVQDLDPAGVGARSLQECLLIQLKRKEATRAVTMATEIIDSSFDHFSKRHYTKLLSKHDISEDDLRDAIDVISHLNPKPGGAYSGNTRMVEHVIPDFTIKIADGELELSLNGRNAPEMHVSRDYSDMLKGYKESKKKTKEQKDAVMFIKQKLDAAKWFIEAIKQRQQTLMVTMSSIMHYQKEYFLTGDERNLRPMILKDIADEIEMDVSTVSRVANSKYVDTPYGTKLIKEFFSESMKNDQGEDVSTREIKKILEMSIEEEDKKKPLTDEKLAKVLKDKGYPIARRTVAKYREQLDIPVARLRKEI is encoded by the coding sequence ATGCTAAAACAGCAATTAAATTTTAAGTTATCACAAAAGCTATCGCCGCAACAAATCCAGTTGATGAAGCTTATTCAGTTGCCTACACAGGCTTTTGAGCAGCGCATGAAACAGGAAATTGAAGAAAATCCTGCGTTAGAAACCGGGAAAGACGAGCAACGCGACGAGTACGATTATGAAGATGATTATGATAACCGAGATTCTGAAGCTGAGTTTGATGACAAGAATGAGATTAATACTGAAGATATTAATGTCGATGAGTATTTAAGTGACGATGAAGTTCCAAATTATCGCTTGCAAGCCAATAATTATAGCGCAGACGATGAAGACAAGCATGTGCCTTATGCGGCGGGAATTTCTTTTACGCAACATTTAAAAAATCAGCTAAACACATTAAGGTTTAATGACAATGAATATGAAATTGCCGAATTTCTAGTAGGGAGTATTGATGAGAGTGGATATATAAGAAGAAACATTCAGGACACGGTAGATGATCTCGCGTTCACTCAAAATGTCTACACCGATGAAGAAACGGTTGAAAAAGTGCTTAGAAAAGTTCAGGATTTGGATCCTGCCGGAGTTGGTGCACGTTCGCTTCAGGAATGTTTGCTTATTCAGTTAAAAAGGAAAGAAGCTACACGAGCGGTAACTATGGCTACAGAGATTATCGATTCCTCTTTCGATCATTTCAGCAAAAGACATTACACAAAGTTGCTTTCCAAACATGATATTTCTGAAGACGATTTAAGAGATGCCATTGATGTGATAAGTCATTTAAATCCTAAACCTGGCGGAGCCTATTCTGGTAATACCAGAATGGTAGAGCATGTTATCCCAGATTTTACCATTAAAATCGCAGATGGCGAATTAGAGCTAAGCCTTAACGGAAGGAATGCTCCAGAAATGCACGTTTCTCGTGATTATAGCGATATGCTGAAAGGTTATAAAGAAAGCAAGAAAAAGACGAAAGAGCAGAAAGATGCAGTGATGTTTATAAAACAGAAGCTGGACGCTGCAAAATGGTTTATTGAAGCAATTAAACAACGCCAGCAAACCTTGATGGTGACAATGAGTTCTATTATGCATTATCAGAAGGAATATTTTCTTACCGGTGATGAGCGTAATCTTAGACCGATGATCTTAAAGGATATTGCAGACGAGATTGAAATGGATGTGTCTACCGTTTCTCGTGTGGCCAATAGTAAATATGTTGATACGCCATATGGAACAAAATTGATTAAAGAATTCTTTTCTGAATCAATGAAAAACGATCAGGGTGAAGATGTTTCTACAAGAGAAATCAAGAAAATCCTGGAGATGTCTATTGAAGAGGAAGACAAGAAAAAACCACTTACAGACGAAAAACTTGCTAAAGTTCTAAAAGATAAAGGATACCCGATAGCTAGAAGAACGGTAGCAAAATATAGAGAGCAACTGGACATTCCTGTAGCACGTTTACGTAAAGAAATTTAA
- a CDS encoding porin family protein, producing MKYKFLILLFFGFAANAQRSNPAFSDSIPTVIDSSYREDQFYFGLSFNFITDQPDFLDQNGFSAGLSGGFIRDIPLNKDRNVGIGIGLGLAFDSFGQNLFIGEDQDGNSIFRNLNQDDIDYNSNRFNTFLIEAPIQFRWRTSTFTSYKFWRIYTGLKLGYIYHFRSAFKQEGNTVKQSDVAELERFRLGASFTFGYSTFNFQIYYGLNPFFKGVMVEGEDVNISTLRVGLMFYIL from the coding sequence ATGAAATATAAGTTTCTAATTTTACTATTTTTTGGTTTTGCTGCGAATGCGCAGCGAAGCAATCCTGCTTTTTCAGATAGTATTCCCACAGTTATCGATAGTAGCTACCGCGAAGATCAATTTTACTTTGGTTTAAGCTTTAATTTTATCACAGACCAGCCTGATTTTTTAGATCAAAACGGTTTTTCTGCAGGTTTAAGTGGTGGATTTATTCGTGATATTCCTTTAAATAAAGATCGAAATGTTGGAATAGGAATTGGTCTTGGTCTAGCTTTTGACAGTTTTGGTCAAAACTTGTTTATAGGTGAAGATCAGGATGGCAATAGTATCTTCCGTAATTTGAATCAGGATGATATCGATTATAATTCAAATCGTTTTAATACCTTCCTAATTGAAGCGCCAATTCAGTTTAGATGGAGAACATCAACTTTTACATCTTATAAATTTTGGCGTATTTATACCGGCCTCAAATTAGGATATATATACCATTTCAGATCTGCGTTCAAGCAGGAAGGAAATACTGTGAAACAAAGTGATGTAGCCGAGTTAGAAAGATTTCGTTTAGGTGCTAGCTTCACCTTTGGTTATAGTACTTTCAATTTTCAGATTTATTATGGTCTAAATCCATTTTTCAAAGGTGTTATGGTAGAAGGAGAAGATGTGAACATTTCTACTTTACGTGTAGGTTTGATGTTTTATATTCTATAG
- a CDS encoding DUF5686 family protein, whose amino-acid sequence MLPDGSQKLSNLDGSFKIDAQNKNDLKITISYLGFYSRNFEISPNKRFTVLQLYPDYEKLSTVYLSSSKNPANGIVQKAIANRNSNDPQKALDGFEYTSYSKFIIDNNENPIKLTTDTTNTEIATIVNVARAYLSEKVTKYSYNKREGEKEEVLGLETAGFEEPIYDVISLDIYPTSFYENKYSIFQTEYAGPLAENAFKNYEYRILDTINNDRPSYLIYFKPKREKRIASLEGVIYLDTLNFGIQKTEARLIGQIDLEIKEDYEFAPSKEVWLLKKRDIKIKPGSGGKDISVFGGSISLGTIQRRLSISSIFSKDTIQRNLYLDATTVNYDYNLDSIPKIKNTSAKIKVDPKANDRENSFWIDNRKEPFTSKDEATASYVDSIISTKHIARKIEVKKTMANGYYPLKFWDVRLNKLFKYNNYEGIRLGFGGKTNDIFSERFNVGGYFVYGFKDKKSKYNINANIYLNRPTETNLILGYTNDMEEVASFNYLKAPPKFYLIEPRFVNINFFYYYRKYYAGLEHRINPQLSTEIRFSKTDVLGAKDYAFAYEGEIYPDYSISTVGVSFTWEPFSEYLKTPEKSILIDGHSPRFTFQFDKGLSGVADGDFDFIRTGLKFEYELKRLDLSKTEVIVEGNYATGALPLTHTFHAYPNSSRQEAILKRFSIAGKTSFETMYYNEFYSDRLAMLHLRHTLPPIKFSNFFKPEIVLISRHAIGDIDNMDRHQNITFNSLEHGYSEAGLEINNIISGFGLSTAYRYGAYNLPGFNRNFAFKFTLNIKF is encoded by the coding sequence ATTTTACCAGATGGCAGCCAAAAGCTTTCTAATTTAGACGGAAGCTTTAAAATAGACGCTCAAAATAAAAATGACCTAAAAATCACCATTTCTTATCTTGGTTTTTATAGTCGGAATTTTGAAATTTCTCCTAACAAAAGATTTACAGTTCTTCAGCTGTATCCAGATTATGAGAAACTAAGCACAGTTTATCTTTCTTCTTCAAAAAATCCTGCGAATGGGATTGTTCAAAAAGCCATAGCTAATAGAAATAGTAACGATCCGCAGAAGGCTTTAGATGGTTTTGAATATACTTCATATTCTAAATTTATTATCGATAATAACGAAAATCCCATTAAGCTAACTACAGATACTACAAATACTGAAATTGCTACAATAGTAAACGTGGCGCGAGCATACCTTTCAGAAAAAGTAACTAAATATTCTTACAACAAAAGAGAAGGTGAAAAAGAGGAAGTTCTAGGACTGGAAACTGCCGGCTTCGAAGAACCCATCTACGATGTAATTAGCCTTGATATTTATCCGACTTCATTTTACGAAAATAAATACTCCATTTTCCAAACAGAATATGCCGGCCCGCTTGCAGAAAATGCATTCAAAAATTACGAATATCGAATTTTAGATACTATAAATAATGATCGCCCATCTTATTTAATCTACTTTAAACCGAAAAGGGAAAAACGTATTGCCAGCCTTGAAGGTGTGATCTATTTAGACACCTTAAACTTCGGAATTCAAAAAACGGAAGCTCGTCTTATTGGCCAAATTGACCTTGAAATTAAAGAAGACTACGAATTTGCACCCTCAAAGGAGGTCTGGTTATTGAAGAAGCGAGATATTAAAATTAAACCAGGTAGTGGTGGAAAAGATATTTCAGTATTTGGAGGAAGCATTTCTTTAGGAACCATACAACGCAGGCTTTCGATTTCAAGTATCTTCAGCAAAGACACCATACAAAGAAATCTTTATTTAGATGCCACAACGGTTAATTATGATTATAACCTGGACAGCATTCCTAAAATTAAGAACACTTCTGCAAAAATTAAAGTCGATCCTAAGGCGAACGATCGGGAGAATTCTTTTTGGATTGACAATCGAAAAGAACCTTTTACGAGTAAGGACGAGGCTACAGCAAGTTATGTAGATAGTATTATCAGCACAAAGCACATTGCTCGCAAAATTGAAGTAAAAAAGACAATGGCTAATGGCTATTATCCATTAAAATTTTGGGATGTTCGATTAAATAAGCTTTTTAAATACAATAATTACGAAGGCATTCGATTAGGTTTTGGCGGAAAAACCAATGATATTTTCTCTGAGCGATTTAATGTAGGAGGCTATTTTGTTTATGGCTTTAAAGACAAAAAATCAAAATACAACATCAATGCAAATATTTATCTAAACCGGCCTACTGAAACCAATTTGATACTTGGTTATACCAACGACATGGAAGAGGTCGCCAGTTTCAATTACTTAAAAGCACCTCCTAAATTCTATTTGATAGAACCAAGATTCGTAAATATTAATTTCTTCTATTATTATCGCAAATATTATGCGGGATTAGAACACCGAATAAACCCTCAGTTATCTACTGAAATTCGCTTTAGCAAAACGGATGTTTTAGGCGCAAAAGATTATGCTTTCGCATATGAAGGTGAAATTTATCCAGATTATTCCATTAGCACGGTTGGTGTTTCATTTACCTGGGAACCTTTTAGTGAATATTTAAAAACGCCTGAAAAATCTATATTGATAGACGGACACTCTCCTAGATTTACATTTCAATTTGACAAAGGACTGTCTGGTGTTGCAGATGGAGATTTTGATTTTATAAGAACTGGTTTGAAATTCGAATATGAATTAAAACGTTTAGATCTTTCGAAAACTGAAGTGATTGTAGAAGGAAATTACGCTACTGGTGCGTTGCCACTTACGCATACATTCCACGCCTATCCAAACTCTTCGAGACAGGAAGCTATTTTAAAAAGATTTTCGATAGCAGGAAAAACTAGCTTCGAAACCATGTATTATAACGAATTTTATAGCGATCGTTTAGCTATGCTTCATTTAAGACATACCTTACCTCCTATTAAATTCTCCAATTTCTTTAAGCCTGAAATTGTTTTGATTAGCCGGCATGCCATTGGTGATATCGATAATATGGATCGCCACCAAAATATCACTTTCAATTCTTTGGAACATGGATACTCTGAAGCAGGATTAGAAATTAATAATATCATTTCAGGTTTTGGTCTATCTACAGCGTATCGTTATGGCGCTTATAATCTCCCCGGATTTAATCGAAATTTTGCTTTTAAATTTACTTTAAACATCAAGTTTTAA
- the frr gene encoding ribosome recycling factor: MEEEIELIIDSAEEGMQNAIAHLRKQLLNIRAGKASPSMLGSVMVEYYGSQTPLNQVANVNAPDARTISIQPFEKGTIPNIEKGILLANLGFNPMNNGESVIISVPPLTEERRKQLVKQAKGEAEDAKIGVRNDRKTANNELKKAEVSEDLQKNAEAEVQELTDKYIAKIEEILEAKEKEIMTI; encoded by the coding sequence ATGGAAGAGGAAATTGAATTAATTATAGATTCTGCTGAAGAAGGCATGCAAAACGCTATTGCCCACCTTAGAAAACAACTACTAAACATTAGAGCCGGTAAAGCCAGCCCAAGTATGCTAGGAAGTGTTATGGTAGAATACTACGGTTCTCAAACCCCTTTAAATCAGGTTGCAAATGTAAATGCTCCTGATGCCCGAACAATTTCTATCCAACCATTCGAAAAAGGAACCATTCCTAATATCGAAAAAGGGATCCTACTGGCAAATCTTGGTTTTAATCCAATGAATAATGGGGAAAGCGTAATTATAAGCGTTCCGCCTCTTACAGAGGAAAGAAGAAAACAACTGGTAAAACAGGCAAAAGGTGAAGCTGAAGATGCTAAAATTGGCGTTAGAAACGATAGAAAAACAGCTAACAACGAATTGAAAAAAGCTGAAGTTTCTGAAGATTTACAGAAAAATGCAGAAGCAGAAGTTCAGGAACTTACAGATAAATATATTGCCAAGATTGAAGAAATCTTAGAGGCAAAAGAAAAAGAAATTATGACCATATAA
- a CDS encoding efflux RND transporter permease subunit — translation MSKIFTFGFWNAIARLILRNRIIIILLIVGITAFFATQWKYMQFSFTEANLLPDDHEINQEYNDFLDKFGEEGNLIVMGIKDSTLFQEENFQAWKDLNDSLQKFPEVDYAISIGNLKKLKKFEDPKRFEMVPFIEEESPDSLELASYENELFSKMPFYENLVYSSHSNTIQSALYLNKEIVNSKARKDFVVDQLVPMIEKFKKDTGMDVHVSGMPYIRTLNSQNIVDEIGLFIAAALGVTSLIFFFFFRSIRATVISMLTVCIGVMWAFGTIGFLHYEITVLTALIPPLIIVIGIPNCIFLINKYQQEIQKHGNQAKSLQRVIAKVGNATLMTNITTASGFATFILTESKLLKEFGIVASINIIAIFILSLLIIPVVYSYMKIPKSKHLKHLNRQWIGGFVNWMEKMVRNHRIAVYFTSVALLATSIIGIYNIKISGSLLEDMPQEASFFKDVKFFEQEFDGIMPLEILIDTKRPKGVLKSSSLKRIEELENLIVEEPQLSKPLSITRLVKYSKQAYYNGNPKYYQLPTSQEQNFIIPYTKGMEGNDNLVNTYVDSTGQYARITTFMKDIGTDEMERIETSLWPKIHKIFPEERYEVTMTGKALVFQKGTTYLVKNLVVSLSLAIVLIALLMAWMFRSFRMILISLVPNLLPLLITAGMMGYLGVPIKPSTILVFSIAFGISVDDTIHFLAKYRQELKANNWKIKRSVYAALRETGVSMFYTSIVLFFGFSVFMISSFGGTVALGGLVSATLLFAMLSNLLLLPSLLLSLERSIANKETLKEPAMRIIATEEDEEEISKDDEAHKNHKLED, via the coding sequence ATGTCTAAGATCTTCACCTTTGGCTTTTGGAACGCTATCGCCCGTCTAATTTTACGAAACAGAATTATTATTATCCTTCTAATTGTGGGAATAACGGCATTTTTTGCTACGCAATGGAAGTATATGCAATTCTCGTTTACCGAGGCTAACTTATTACCCGACGACCACGAAATTAACCAGGAATACAATGATTTTCTGGATAAATTTGGAGAAGAAGGTAATCTAATAGTCATGGGGATTAAGGATTCTACCCTATTTCAGGAAGAAAACTTTCAGGCCTGGAAAGATCTTAATGATAGTCTTCAGAAATTTCCTGAAGTAGATTATGCAATTTCTATCGGAAATCTTAAGAAACTCAAGAAATTTGAAGATCCTAAGCGTTTTGAAATGGTTCCTTTTATTGAAGAGGAATCACCAGACAGCTTAGAACTAGCAAGCTACGAAAACGAGCTTTTCTCTAAAATGCCGTTTTACGAAAATCTTGTTTACAGCTCCCATTCTAACACCATCCAAAGTGCTCTTTATCTAAATAAAGAGATTGTAAATTCTAAAGCTAGAAAAGATTTTGTAGTCGACCAACTGGTTCCTATGATCGAAAAGTTCAAAAAGGATACTGGTATGGATGTTCATGTTTCTGGAATGCCGTACATAAGAACACTCAATTCCCAGAATATTGTAGACGAAATTGGGCTTTTTATCGCTGCGGCTTTAGGAGTTACTTCCTTAATTTTCTTCTTTTTCTTTAGATCGATTAGAGCAACGGTAATATCGATGCTTACCGTTTGTATTGGTGTGATGTGGGCTTTTGGTACGATTGGATTTTTACATTACGAAATAACGGTACTCACCGCACTTATTCCGCCGCTTATAATTGTAATTGGTATTCCCAATTGTATTTTCTTAATCAATAAATATCAGCAAGAAATCCAAAAACACGGGAATCAGGCAAAATCGCTTCAACGTGTGATTGCCAAAGTAGGTAACGCTACTTTAATGACAAATATCACTACTGCTTCAGGATTTGCTACGTTTATTTTAACCGAAAGTAAATTACTGAAAGAATTTGGTATCGTGGCCTCCATCAATATTATAGCCATTTTTATTCTTTCATTACTTATCATTCCGGTGGTTTACAGTTATATGAAAATTCCGAAGTCGAAACATTTAAAACATTTAAACAGACAATGGATTGGTGGTTTTGTAAACTGGATGGAAAAGATGGTGAGAAACCATAGAATTGCGGTTTATTTTACTTCTGTAGCGCTATTGGCTACCAGCATTATCGGTATTTACAATATCAAAATTTCCGGAAGTTTACTGGAAGATATGCCACAGGAAGCTTCTTTCTTTAAAGATGTGAAGTTTTTTGAACAGGAATTCGACGGAATTATGCCTCTGGAAATTCTAATTGATACCAAGCGACCAAAAGGAGTTTTAAAATCTTCCAGCTTAAAAAGGATCGAAGAACTGGAAAATCTAATTGTTGAAGAACCACAGCTTTCTAAGCCACTTTCCATTACGCGTTTGGTAAAATATAGCAAGCAGGCGTATTATAACGGAAATCCAAAATATTACCAACTTCCTACCTCACAAGAACAAAACTTCATCATTCCTTACACCAAAGGAATGGAAGGTAACGATAATCTGGTAAATACTTACGTAGATAGCACCGGCCAATATGCAAGAATTACCACTTTTATGAAGGATATTGGCACCGATGAGATGGAAAGAATCGAAACCAGTCTTTGGCCTAAAATTCATAAAATATTTCCTGAAGAACGCTACGAGGTTACTATGACCGGGAAGGCATTAGTTTTTCAAAAAGGAACCACATATTTGGTTAAAAACCTTGTAGTTTCTTTATCTCTGGCGATTGTATTAATCGCTTTACTAATGGCATGGATGTTTAGAAGCTTTAGGATGATATTGATATCTTTAGTTCCAAATTTACTACCGCTTTTAATAACAGCAGGAATGATGGGATATTTAGGTGTTCCTATAAAGCCATCAACCATTTTAGTATTCAGCATTGCTTTTGGAATTTCTGTAGATGACACGATTCACTTTTTGGCGAAATACCGGCAGGAACTTAAAGCTAATAATTGGAAAATTAAACGCTCTGTTTATGCTGCTCTTAGAGAAACAGGGGTAAGTATGTTTTATACTTCGATCGTCTTATTCTTCGGATTCTCAGTATTTATGATTAGTAGTTTTGGCGGAACTGTGGCTTTAGGAGGGTTGGTATCTGCTACCCTATTATTCGCAATGCTATCTAATCTTTTACTGCTCCCATCGCTATTACTGTCTTTAGAACGAAGTATTGCGAACAAAGAAACACTTAAAGAGCCTGCAATGCGAATAATTGCGACCGAGGAAGATGAAGAAGAAATCTCTAAAGATGACGAGGCTCATAAAAACCATAAATTAGAAGACTAA